In one Notolabrus celidotus isolate fNotCel1 chromosome 1, fNotCel1.pri, whole genome shotgun sequence genomic region, the following are encoded:
- the LOC117821647 gene encoding putative nuclease HARBI1, which translates to MFIYFMLEEEEKRRRRGRRLVYLRLREDRRGTRHLYCRINLAVPVLQRFFGQGDTRPDFRLSRESLAVLLDLLQQERRHGWGATIETLVFLFWLASGASYRVVLRVFGMPRSTVHRIVHRVTAEVVAVRQKVICLPKTTEDLAAVTHGFAGLARHAAFGKAAGAIDGCHVRIKPPSGPDGHCYKNRKLFYSIILQAVCDHQGRFIDTYVGWPGSVHDSRVLRHSPLYRRAIYPPPGHFILADGGYPCLQQPLPLITPYKRLVQGVGAQRFNSHHSRARSIIERAFGMMKTRFRSIFLQALEVHHTSVPQVITACTVLHNICLGAGDIMAPEDELQDDMPEDEGEELEAVSGAPWRDLLSAEVSALEEVNPDHDYL; encoded by the exons atgtttatttatttcatgctggaggaagaggagaagcgcCGCCGTCGTGGCCGGCGGCTGGTGTATCTCCGGCTGAGAGAGGACCGCAGAGGG ACCAGACACCTGTACTGCAGGATAAACCTGGCGGTTCCTGTGCTCCAGAGGTTTTTCGGTCAGGGGGATACAAGACCTGACTTCAGGCTGAGCAGAGAGTCTCTGGCAGTGCTGCTGGACCTCCTCCAGCAGGAGCGGAGACATGGATGGGGTGCCACAATCGAGACCTTGGTGTTCCTCTTCTGGCTGGCAAGTGGGGCATCGTACAGGGTGGTCTTGAGGGTGTTCGGGATGCCTCGCTCCACTGTCCACCGCATCGTCCATCGAGTTACTGCGGAGGTGGTGGCCGTTCGCCAAAAGGTTATCTGCCTCCCAAAGACCACAGAAGATCTTGCGGCAGTAACTCATGGGTTTGCAGGACTGGCAAGACACGCAGCCTTCGGGAAAGCTGCAGGAGCAATCGATGGCTGCCATGTCAGGATCAAGCCACCAAGTGGCCCTGATGGTCACTGTTATAAGAACAGAAAACTGTTTTACTCAATAATACTTCAGGCAGTTTGTGACCATCAGGGCCGCTTTATTGACACGTACGTGGGCTGGCCGGGGTCGGTGCACGACTCCAGGGTACTCCGGCACAGCCCACTGTACAGGCGGGCGATCTACCCTCCTCCAGGGCACTTCATCCTCGCAGATGGTGGGTACCCCTGCCTCCAACAACCACTCCCCCTCATCACTCCCTACAAGCGGCTGGTGCAAGGTGTGGGAGCCCAGCGCTTTAACAGCCATCATTCCAGGGCACGCTCTATCATTGAGCGTGCCTTTGGAATGATGAAGACCAGGTTTCGCTCCATCTTCCTGCAAGCGCTGGAGGTGCACCACACCTCTGTGCCTCAG gtCATAACAGCATGTACAGTCCTGCACAACATCTGCCTGGGGGCAGGTGACATCATGGCCCCAGAGGATGAGCTGCAGGACGACATGCCGGAGGATGAGGGGGAGGAGTTGGAGGCCGTCAGTGGTGCTCCATGGCGGGACCTGCTGTCTGCAGAGGTGTCTGCCCTGGAGGAGGTCAACCCTGACCACGACTATCTTTAG